DNA from Synechococcus sp. CBW1108:
CCCTTCCCAGTTGGTGTTCTTCTCGCTGCGGAAGGGAGTCATGCCGGCATCGGGCCAGCTATTCATGTGGGGGCCGTTGTCGGTGCTGTACATCACGATCGTGTCGTCGGTGATGCCCAGCTCATCGATTAGGTCGAGCATTTCGCCGATACATTCATCGTGATAGATCATCACGTCGTGATATTCCGACTGCCAGCGGCCGCTGCGGCCCACATCCTGCGGGCGCGCGTAGGTGCGGAAGTGCATGTGGGTGGTGTTGAACCACACGAAGAAGGGCTCCCCAGACGCCACCGCATCGCGGATAAATCGCTCGGCCTCCGCCATAAATTCATCGTCGGCGGTTTCCATCCGCTTGCGGGTGAGCGCTCCGGTGCTCTCGATCCGCTGGCTGCCATCGCCATTGGCCCAGCTGTGGAGCACGCCGCGGGGTGCGAAGCGCTTGCGGAAGTTGGGGAACTCGGGGTCATCCTCTTTGGGGTAGTCACGCAGCTCGGGCTCCTCCTCGGCGTTGAGGTGGTAGAGGTTGCCGAAGAATTCGTCAAAGCCGTGCATCGTCGGCAGGTGTTCGTCGCGGTCGCCGAAGTGGTTCTTGCCGAACTGGCCAGTGCGGTAGCCCTGGGGCTTTAGCAGCTCGGCGATGGTGGGATCTTCGTCCTTGAAGCCCTGCTCGGCGCCCGGCAGGCCCACCTTGGAGAGGCCGGTGCGGAAGACGCTCTGCCCGCTGATGAAGGCGGCGCGGCCGGCGGTACAGCTCTGCTCAGCGTAGTAGTGGACAAACTTGGCCCCTTCATTTGCCACCCGGTCGATGTTGGGGGTCTGGTACCCCATCAGTCCGTGGCTGTAGCAGCTCAGGTTGCTCTGGCCGATGTCATCGCCCCAGAGGATGAGGATGTTGGGCTTTCCGTTCGGCATGGCAAGGAAGGGGGCAACTGCACCTGCTTTGAGGATGGGGATAGGGGCTAGCCAGGGCGGGGGATCAATGCACTTCTTCACATGCACTTGGAGAGCTGGCCCTATATCCCACAAAGGATATTTGCGCAAAAGTAAAAAATCAGCGCAAAGCGCAAGTCAGGCCTACAAGTAAGAGCCCCTCAAGTCAGCACCGCAAGCTGGCCTGCCAGCGCAGGAAAGGAATGGATAAAATAATTGTTATGACCAGGTAAACCAAAATTCCCAGCTTCACGGCCGGCACCCCGGGGGCATGGGTAGAAGCCAGCAACAGGGCCAGGCCGGGATTGCGCATCGAGGTGACCAGGGCGAGGGTCACCCGTTGGCGGGGATCGGGATCCGCCAAGCCGTAACCCAGCGCCAGGCTGAACAGCACCATGGCGGCCATCACCGGCAGGGCAACGGCGTTGGCGCCCACATAGGTCATCAGCAAGGGGCCTGCCTTGACCAGCAACAGCAACACCAGGGTCAGCAGCAGGACATTGGCGATGCGATCGAGGGGCAGCTCAATCCGCTTTGCCAGGCGGGGTGCAAAGCGACGCAGCAACAGGCCGAGCACCAGCGGCAGCAACTGGGCAAGGGCAACCTGACCGGCCACATGACGGGGCTGGATGGCCCAGCCAGCAACACCGAACAGACGGGTGAACAGGAGCCCCAACAGGGGAATCGAGACGATGGCCAGCAGGGCAGCGGCCACCTGAAGCAGGGCCGCCAACGAGCGATCTCCTCCCTGCTTGGCGGCCTTGCGCATCAACAACGGCGCACTGGGGCAGACAGCCATCAGGGCAATGGCAAAGCGGGCCGGCTGGGGCAGGGCCAGGGTGGGCGACCACATCAGCAGCAGGGCCGTCAGGGGCACGAGCACACAGGTACCCACAAGGGCACGCAGGATCAGGCCCCGGTTCTGCTGCCAGCAGCTGAAACCCTCAAGTGGCAGGCCCACCCCAAGGGAAAACATGATGGCGAACAGGGTTGCAGAAGTCAGCTGGAAAGGGGTTGGCAGCATCTCAGAAGGTCCGGGTTTTAAAGCTCACCCGCCGAATGCGACCAGCGCCAACGCCGTCACCCCGATCAGGGTGATCAGCACAGCGGTGGCTGCCGCCAGCTGGGGCTTGTCGCGGTAGACGTAGTCGTCGTGCTGCAGGCGGCGCAATTCGCGGCGGTACTGGACCGTGGCGCCCGCCATCGCCAGCACTCCCGTGACCACAAAGGCCGCGGCTACCAGCTGGACTCCCCGCTGGGCTTGCAGCTCACCTCCGGTCAGGGCGCGATCGATCGCAGCAATGATCTTGTCGAGACCGAAGCCGAAACTGATCAACGACAGACAGGTGCGGATCCAGGCCATCAGGGTGCGTTCGGCCGCATCCCGGTTGCGTTGCTTGGCCAGTTCGTTGGTGAGATTCATGGGCGCCCCTGCGGGCTGAGGGATCGATGGGATGCTTCGGCCTCCAAATCACGGGCCAAGAACACATTGAGCAAGGTGCGGATCACGGCCACCACGCCCAATTGCACCAAATGGGCTCCGGTGGGGGAAGTGGAGGTGGCGACGATGTCGGCCCCTAGCTGAAACTCCAGAGCCATCGCCAACCAGCTGCCAAAGGTGAGCCTCACCGCCTGAAAAGCACTGGGGCCACGCCGCCGGGCACGCCAGGCCTGGCGCAGGGTGATCAACAAACCAAGCACCACCGTGGCGAGCGAGAAGGCCTCAAGCACGCTGCGCAGGGCCATGGCCAGGGCCGCCAGGCCCTGATCAAAAACAAGCAAAAAGCCGGGCTCGGAGCTAGGCATCGATGGCCGCTGGCAAGCCTGGGTGCATTGGCTGTCCCAAACTAAGGAGCCCTGCCGATGCCGTCAGCTGGGCTGACGCATTTGCAAAATCCTGCGCGAGCCCCTACGCCGCCGCCGCACAGCTGGGACAGAGGGCCCGCACATTAAGCACACATTCCAACAAGCGGAAACCGTGATGCCCCGCAGCCTGCTCCCCGGCCTGAAGCACCGCCGGGGTCTCGAATTCCTCAGTGCGGCCGCAGCGGACACACACCAGATGGTGATGGTCGCGGTGGGCGTCACTGGCCAGCTCAAAGCGGCGCCCACCCTCGGGCAGCTCCAGCTCCTGCAGCAGCCCCATGGAGCTCAGCAACCGCAGGGTGCGATACACGGTGGCGAGCGACACCCGCTCCTCGCTACGCAGCAGGCGCTGGTGCACCTCTTCAGCACCCAGGTGGCTACCTTCACCAATGCGCTCAAACAGGGCCAACACCCGCTGCCGCTGGGGCGTTAGCCGCTGACCGCGATCGTGCAGGCTGGTGCGCAGGCCATCCCCACTAGCGGGAAGGGTTGGGGGGGGAAGCTGGGCTCCAGGGCTGAGTCGGGCAGTCAAAGGATGATCCCAGGCTTCTCAACAATAGGCGCAGTTGCGAAGAACTGATGTAGTTGCGAAGAGGTGCCATGAGTAAACCCCGGGCCGTCTTTCTCGATGCCCTCAGCTTGGGCCCGGTAGACCTGGCTCCCCTGGAGCGTCATGTCGAGCTGGTCTGCTGGCCGAGCACCCAGCCGGAGCTACGCCTGGAACGACTGCAGGGAGCCGCGATCGCGATCACCAACAAGATCCGGCTGGATGGGGAGCTGTTGCGGCAACTGCCCCAGCTGCGGCTGATTTGCGCAGCCAGCACCGGCACCGACCAGATCGATGGCCAGGCCTGCAGCGAGCTCGGCATCGCCGTGCGCAATGCAGGTCGCTACAGCACGGCCTCGGTGGTGCAGGTGACCTGGGCGTTGATCCTCGAGCTGGTCTGCGATCTGCAAACCCGGCGGCGCCAGGTGCTGCAGGGCGACTGGCAACGCAGCCCAGTCTTTTCGCTGGTGGAGCCGGAATTCGACGAACTGGCCGGCCGCACGCTCACGGTGGTGGGGGCCGGCACGATCGGCCGGGGCGTGGCCGCCGTTGCGGAGGCCTTTGGGATGGAGGTGCGGCTGATCACCAGCCGCAGCAGCGCCGGCGAACTCGAAGCGGCCCTGCGCCAGGCAGATGTGCTGAGCCTCCATGCCCCCCTCACACCGGCGACCCGGGGCCTGCTCAACGCCGAGCGGCTGGGCTGGTTGAAGTCCTCGGCGGTGCTGGTGAATCTGGGCCGGGGCGGCCTGATCGAGCTGCCAGTCCTGGTGGAGGCCCTAAGGAGAGGGGCATTGGCCGGAGCTGCCCTCGACGTGCTCGACAAGGAGCCCCCAGGCGACGAGTTGGATGCACTTAACGAGGTGCCAAATCTGATCCTGACCCCCCACATCGGCTGGGCTTCCCGCCAGGCCCGCCAGCGGTTGGTGGCCGCCCTGGCCGAGGCGCTGGAGAGCGAAATCGGGAGCTGGGGATGACAGGCCGCAGCAGGGCACCAACACTGCAGGGAGTTCACGCCCCTGCCATGACCCACTCCTATCCGCGCCTGCTCGGTTGCGTCATTGCCGCGGCCGTGGCCAGCGGTGGAGTATTCACCGCCCTGGCAGCACCCGCCAACCCCACTCGGGCCTCCCTACAGGGCGTCACCTTCACGGTGAGCAGCCAGGGGGAGGGCTCGGTGCGGCAGCTCACCATCGCCACCAGCGGTACCCCCCGGGCGATTGCCCCGATTCGGCAGGAAATTCTCGGCAGCGTCAGCGGCGTGGAGGTGGCCGACCTCGATGCCAACGGACTGCCCGAGGTGTACGTGTTCATTACCAGTGCCGGCAGCGGCAGCTACGGCTCGGTAGAGGCTTGGGCCCTGAACAAGGGGCGCCGCTCACTCTCCACGATTCACCTACCGGAGCTCACTGGCAAGGCGGCCGAGGGCTACCAGGGCCACGATGAATTCGCAGTGGTGGAGCTCAGCCTGGCCCGCCGATTCCCGATCTACCGCCCTGGCGATAGCAATGCCAAGCCCACTGGGGGCACCCGCCAGATCAGCTACAAGCTGGTACCGGGGGAGGCGAGCTGGCAGCTCAAGCCGGTGCGGGTCGACACCTATTGAGATGGCCGGCCGTGCCTGGAGGCTGCTGGCAGGGGGTTTGCGCGCCACCCTGCTGGGGGTGGCGACCCTGCAGCCCCTGGGGGCCCATGCCAGGGGCGACAAACTGCAGGAGGCCATCGCCGCCTTTGAGCAGCGGGGCTTTGTGATCCGCCGGGAGCATCCCCGCTGCGCCGAGCCCCAGCTCTTCGGGTTGTACGTGCGCGGCCGGCGGGA
Protein-coding regions in this window:
- a CDS encoding arylsulfatase — protein: MPNGKPNILILWGDDIGQSNLSCYSHGLMGYQTPNIDRVANEGAKFVHYYAEQSCTAGRAAFISGQSVFRTGLSKVGLPGAEQGFKDEDPTIAELLKPQGYRTGQFGKNHFGDRDEHLPTMHGFDEFFGNLYHLNAEEEPELRDYPKEDDPEFPNFRKRFAPRGVLHSWANGDGSQRIESTGALTRKRMETADDEFMAEAERFIRDAVASGEPFFVWFNTTHMHFRTYARPQDVGRSGRWQSEYHDVMIYHDECIGEMLDLIDELGITDDTIVMYSTDNGPHMNSWPDAGMTPFRSEKNTNWEGAYRVPAMVRWPGKIPAGTNITGICSHLDWLPTLLAAAGEPEIKEKLKTGYQVGEKTFHIHLDGYNMLDYWTGQADKSPRREFFYFSDDGDLVGLRYDNWKFVFKEQREQGTCQIWAEPFVELRVPKIFNLLTDPYERADITSNTYWDWMFDHIFLLVPAQTYVGEFLKTFVEFPPRQKAASFSLERVMEKLEQAASGGG
- a CDS encoding bile acid:sodium symporter family protein; this translates as MLPTPFQLTSATLFAIMFSLGVGLPLEGFSCWQQNRGLILRALVGTCVLVPLTALLLMWSPTLALPQPARFAIALMAVCPSAPLLMRKAAKQGGDRSLAALLQVAAALLAIVSIPLLGLLFTRLFGVAGWAIQPRHVAGQVALAQLLPLVLGLLLRRFAPRLAKRIELPLDRIANVLLLTLVLLLLVKAGPLLMTYVGANAVALPVMAAMVLFSLALGYGLADPDPRQRVTLALVTSMRNPGLALLLASTHAPGVPAVKLGILVYLVITIILSIPFLRWQASLRC
- a CDS encoding YidH family protein — encoded protein: MNLTNELAKQRNRDAAERTLMAWIRTCLSLISFGFGLDKIIAAIDRALTGGELQAQRGVQLVAAAFVVTGVLAMAGATVQYRRELRRLQHDDYVYRDKPQLAAATAVLITLIGVTALALVAFGG
- a CDS encoding DUF1622 domain-containing protein, producing the protein MPSSEPGFLLVFDQGLAALAMALRSVLEAFSLATVVLGLLITLRQAWRARRRGPSAFQAVRLTFGSWLAMALEFQLGADIVATSTSPTGAHLVQLGVVAVIRTLLNVFLARDLEAEASHRSLSPQGRP
- a CDS encoding Fur family transcriptional regulator, translated to MTARLSPGAQLPPPTLPASGDGLRTSLHDRGQRLTPQRQRVLALFERIGEGSHLGAEEVHQRLLRSEERVSLATVYRTLRLLSSMGLLQELELPEGGRRFELASDAHRDHHHLVCVRCGRTEEFETPAVLQAGEQAAGHHGFRLLECVLNVRALCPSCAAAA
- a CDS encoding NAD(P)-dependent oxidoreductase — translated: MSKPRAVFLDALSLGPVDLAPLERHVELVCWPSTQPELRLERLQGAAIAITNKIRLDGELLRQLPQLRLICAASTGTDQIDGQACSELGIAVRNAGRYSTASVVQVTWALILELVCDLQTRRRQVLQGDWQRSPVFSLVEPEFDELAGRTLTVVGAGTIGRGVAAVAEAFGMEVRLITSRSSAGELEAALRQADVLSLHAPLTPATRGLLNAERLGWLKSSAVLVNLGRGGLIELPVLVEALRRGALAGAALDVLDKEPPGDELDALNEVPNLILTPHIGWASRQARQRLVAALAEALESEIGSWG
- a CDS encoding PliI family lysozyme inhibitor of I-type lysozyme, giving the protein MTGRSRAPTLQGVHAPAMTHSYPRLLGCVIAAAVASGGVFTALAAPANPTRASLQGVTFTVSSQGEGSVRQLTIATSGTPRAIAPIRQEILGSVSGVEVADLDANGLPEVYVFITSAGSGSYGSVEAWALNKGRRSLSTIHLPELTGKAAEGYQGHDEFAVVELSLARRFPIYRPGDSNAKPTGGTRQISYKLVPGEASWQLKPVRVDTY